In the Pecten maximus chromosome 5, xPecMax1.1, whole genome shotgun sequence genome, GTTAGAAAACCTTGTTAGAAAACCTTTAATTGACAATTAGGAGTAACAAAACTAAAATCAAATGCCAGTCATAAAACTTATTTTGACTGTGGACAGTGTTCTGTCTGCGATTTCTGGGATGACTTCGGCTTCATCCAACTTCGGCATTAATATTTTCTACCTGTTTAACTGTTCAATTCTAATGACCTTGTATTAAATGTAAAGTGATCAAACCTTAGTTTGGTTCTGTTACTGACCTTCACAATCCGGCAGTTTGTTTCCTGGTTTCCAAACGCCACTAGCTCCGCAAACATACCATCGGTAACGGTAGAACCTTGGATACACATCGTGATTGGTGTTACAGAAAACTAAACAGTATTCACCCAAGTCCTTCCTCCAGCCGTTACACACTTTAGCACCAAAATTAGGAATGTTTAAAGCGGGGCATCGGTGGGCTGTCAATATAGATGGAAATGgaaataaacaatgtcaatactaTGAACCACAAATCTcaatacaaatcaaaatatacaatgtctacacaaatcattgtttaattgtttaGACATTCTGcttatatttattgaaaattgaagcggtttttttcttcattatttAACGTCCTGAACAGATATTGCCTCCGCtgtgcgagatgcatgcacGATTTGGGAGGTTACGGTATGTtcgtctccttgtgatagcacgAAACCGATTTCTACTTAATActgctaccttactgaagcataATACACGAGACATCCAACACCACACCCAACCAACCCTCTTACATCATTTAACAATGGACGAACCAGTAGTCCCACTCCCAACATGTTGAGCGCTAGGCAAGAGAAACAACTAAATTCAAATTGAAGGTTGTTTATATTCAAACAAAAAGATATAATCTTAAGGACCTGCATCGCTCCTGGATATTTTAGCGATCGTCCGAAATCGCAGAAAGCCATCAGCCATTTCAAGACAATATAGTTATTTCCCCTCATGGGACCAGGGAGGGGGTAGTCTCCATTATGGAAATGTGTTCCCTTCCCCACCGTTGCTTCCGACTAATTGATCAAAGTCcttatagactagtagtaattTCAAGAACTCCCCAACTGAACCCTAAGTATGGCTTCTGGCCAAGTTAGTTCAAGATCATTTAAGTCGTTCATGACAAGAAGctatttaaaggaaaagttgacagaCAGACGACGGATGCCGGTCACTACTAGCCATAACATAGCTCATCAGTCCTTCCGAACACAGGTTAAACTTACGTCTAACTTTCACAATGAAAATACACTCCGTTGAAAGACCATTGGACGGTTTTGATGCGGTAATTTGAACTGTGAAATCCCCCCACGGGAATCTCCATTGGTTTGTAGGAATATTTCGCGTCACTATGATTTGTGTTCCCAATGGATCATAGAAGGAAGGTTCTGTCCAATTAACCAGTGTGCTCCGTTCACCAGTTGTGATGCTCATATCTGACGGGCAACCGCTCATAACTGGTGGCTGTATATCTGGAATATAATGTGTTTTATTAGTTTTAAATGcagtaaaataaattatattcatattttctaTCCACAGGTAATATCTGATATCAAATTAGTGCGATCGTTATCTCGGCAATCGGTTTGAAATAAAGACGGATATCCTGGTTGATATGCCGAATAAATAGATCTAATGACCATTAACAACGACGCAAGAgctatttcaatgaaatattctACATACGCCAAAAAATTGAAGTGCGCTGCAGGCAAGCCACAATAATTATACCTATTTCATGATGGCGAGAGGCGACTGTTAATGTCATGCAATTTGGATAGCAGGTACAATTTTTATATCCTAACTGCAGGTCATGGAGACGGCTGATTCGcctatttttagcccaccaacACCATACGGTGATCTGTCCGTCCGTAAAGAAACCTTATTATCACTCTTTCTGGAGTGATATCCTTTCACTTCATGTGTACATTCCCCTTGGTCCgtagttgtgccaattcaatttaTGTTTTGGATCAGAAAATGGCCGActagcggccatcttggttgTTGAGAATTTTAGTATAGCTTTATTCCTGAAAAACAGTGAAGGGAATTACCTCAAACATAATGTGTAtgttcccttggtccctagttgtgccaattgAATTAAGATTTTCGATCAGAGAAACAAACGTTCACGACTTTCAAAAAGAGtctcaacacaaacataccacagcctctctaaacacacacgcactcaccacacgtatgtatgCACGCACACACGCACGCTGACTGTCGTTTAAATTGTGGCATTATGTTGACAGGACGTTAAAGAATGATAAGCCAAGGTTCATAATTTCGCATAatattatgtcaacattttCGAAAGAAAGTTTTAAGTATGTTGTGTTTAACGCCTCATTAAGTAcgaattttgtttaattaaggGGGTTGGAGCTAGTGAGGCTAAACAATTCCTGACATtcaatttttctgaaattttggtTATTTGCTCAGGAGATAATTATGTATCACTGCCTAAATGAAGAAAAACTTAGACCCCCCTTTAGACCCCCTATAATTATACACCTCTGGTCCTCTTTGTGGACAAAACCAAAATGCACCTAATGCATTTAAAATGGCAACAAGTTCAATGTTTTTacttttgaatataaaataaatgcttCTGTATCTTGATTAACCTCTAGtgaatgtatatatcacattttattatgtattggatgcttattataaaaataatagcATGTGAAGCCGCAGATTTCGTTATcatgattctattttatatggtcatttttatgattatttctgatttcaaatttttttgtaaaataattgtgtcatttaattttctcaaaaaacTAACAGGATATGTCATCAATTTTACTGCATAGCCATGATTTTTTACGGAAACTTTCTATGGTCAGTTTTTGAAATATGTGACATTTTCTTACCCCACCCCCCTAAATACTTCACTCCAATTTTGGTACATCTGTCtattctatgacgtcatatactGGAAACATCAGTACACAGGGATCATTTTGGTTTATCAAATAGATGGGCCATTAAATTCAGCTGATTTTCATGAAAACTAATATCATGTGTGGGTCATTACATAAGAAAATTTAAAGGTGGCCCCATATGGCCCCCTCCAAAATGAACCCCGAGtacataatttaaatgtttcagtatatattactaaatgcACACATTACCAAAATATAGGGTACAGTTGTTGCGGCAGTAACGGATCACTTTGCATACAATCGCGTCACACGATTTTACGTGTTGTTTTTTTGACAGGTGTTGTATATCTCCAGAAAGCAAATTTAATTACCTTTCTTGTGATACCAAAAGATCTGAATAGAATTGAACATACGAAATGAAACAAGCAAAACAAGACCTACCGAATTGTCGGCTATAGCGGATCAGTACGTCTATAACGGATCACGTCCCCTTGCGGGCCCCTGGTGACGAGTCAAGTTTGCTGGGATGTCTCAAAAAGTAATTTTCGGATGCCAATAGACCCCGTCTAATATTAAATCGAAGCTTTTGTTCTGAATATACTAAACACTAGGTGCATAACAACTCAGAAAGATGGCTCTTTACAACTAACAACTTTAACGTCATTTCCCAGGACGATTTAGCGTTATTCAACTTTATGTCGACGACGTCACCGATGTTAAcgttagatatattttatggGGAATACCATTTTATAACTAGTAGATCTATCTTTACGATATCGGTAATGTGTATTCCATCAAAACAAGTCAAAATTGTAAGCAGGAAACACTGATTGTATCTTTTATCCAAATTAAATACATGGAAATTGAGTGTCATCCGTGAACAAAAAAACCGAGCCGTACATGACGGATAGTCTAGTCGTTAGACTGTTCTATTATCAATTTTCTTATGTTTTCCTGTTTAACTCTGCGAATGAAAACAAAGTGGTATAATAATTACAAATCGGCATAGAGTTTCTTTCACATTTTagaatagaaattaaaatttagtTCACATGAAACTAAGAATTTTATAggcctgtttttttttatactcgAACATGTTTATGGTTTGAAATAACCTATAACATTAAGCTATTAAACATAAACATGTTCAAGGGTTTTAAAAAACGCATTGGTTGAACAAAATGGTGTTAAAACAACAACTTAACTAGCtacaatatttgcatatacaAATTTCTGTAGCTAATgtcaagagatattgcatgtttaagatttttaaaaattagcAATGAAATCATTAAGTAAGAATATTTTAAAGAGCATTTAGTGACTTCACAAACCCTGGAGAACATGAAGGTCCTATCAGACCAAACGGTTATTATGAAGAAATCAACAATCTTTAGTCTTTGTCCGACTTTCAGTCTCACTTTCGTTTAGAGAAATCAACATTTGAAAGTCTCCTCCCTCGCCTGTCAGCTCTACGGCTTGCAGCAGCACTTGCTCCACCATCTTGAATCGATCTCAAACATGCTTTTAATCGCGGTTGAGGAACTCTTTAACCATTTAACCGAGTGGTTAAAACCAAGCCATAAAAAACGCTTAACCATAAAAGTGTTTTAAACCTTAAAACATGTTGGGAGTATAAAAAAAACAGCccttatatattttcattccaGTTTGAATTCTAtacctttaattttttttattgctgtTAATTTTCATCAGTATTGTTATATAGGCCTCTCTTTTcaataaactactacagtatctttaaaataaaaaaataataaagagcAAAACATGTTGAATTGAAATATCCACcgaatacatttgtataatgtattgtttacGACACTAGTCAGAGTAATAATTTATAAACTAAACTTAGGCATtgtagatattttcatttattcttTAATACAGAGCTGCATACACTCTTCTGTCATctctggaaaaaaaatgttgcaaaacttgtatgtattattataccatGTTTAAATGCTATGGACTTTGGCacatgtttttattgattaGTCCATTTAACCTAGTCAGTTTCATTTGGATTTTTAGCGAACAGGGGTATCTAACGTTTAAAAAACCTAATTATAATAGTTTTTCTTCGTTTAAACTTTAAAAGTTTAACACGACTCCCTGAACAATTATTGCACTGACTGAAACAATTTTGAGACGACCACTGGATCAGCTGCGTCACAGCTCTACGTCACCTCAGACTGACTTGGttcagtgtgacagtgacagcTAATGGGGCATGGCGATTGATGGTACTTTATTAGTTTTGGTCTACATAGAGTGTCGTGTAATTAGCTTGGATGACCACCACTTGGAATTTCTCATTCAGCATGCAATATTGGACCGCTAACACAGTAATCGGCGAGTGATCACATTGCAAATGACTGTATCCGTGAGAGCGTCTGCTCTGTCAGCAGAACGACATGATGAAGCTGATACAATAAGTATAAATGTACCTATACCAAGTTATGCATCTGATTTTGTGCAAgtgaatgaataattaattcaaCGACCATTTGGGATTGTAATTGACAGACTGGACGATTCAAGGAAGGCTACGGTAGACTCTTCTCATTCGAAAGTTGCCTATGTTTACAAGCTATTTTTAGTGTCAACACATGGCATCAGCTAGGGGCGACATGAGGGGAAATTAGTACACAGTAAAATTATTACTTGATCAATTGTACTGCTCCTCTTCTTAAGTTGTTTATCTGATAATGGTGACCATTCGAAATTCGAAATAGCGAATGCACGTGTACGAGTATTATGCGAATACATATGCGTGCGCAAATAAAACAGTGATCCGCTATAGCCGATGATCCGCTACTGCCGTAACAACTGTTATTGGGTGTTATGAAAAAAGCCAACAACATCATTCAAATATAATTCagttatttaatgaataaactTAAAATAGCATCAATAATTGAGATTACTTTAAAATGCGCCCCCCTTTTAGATCTTCGGGAAGTCTTACCCCCATGGCCAACAGCAAACAGACCTCTATCCTTCCGGGAAGAATCCATGTTGTCGTCTGCATCTGACAGCTGCACGTCTACGTTATAAATACGCTTGACATCGAAGCGAATTTAAGCGTTTAGATGACCCCACAAAAGAAATAATCTAGAGGAGTTCCGAATGTAaagagttatcgttcctgaTTCTCGGATACTAGCTACAACGTCCTTAAGCTGCAGGTGTTGAGAGATAGCTTCTTAGTGTTCAATATGAAGGTCGATCATGGTTCAAAATTCATAATTTGGAATACGTTTTGTCTCGAATAGACGTTTTTGACATGGTGTTATAGGAACCCTCTCATAGTTTCTAGATCGATACAATCCAATAGTGTTAATCGGTGAATGGTTTTTTGCATGCAATGCACAGAGACTTGTCCTTAAGCTTCAATTAGTCGGAATGATGGATTATATATGGCCCGATTCAGGACGGGCAAGAACAATCTGATCTCGGAGATTATCACCAAGGAGACCATTCAGCGATGTTTGCTTTGAACGTAATTTGTTGTCGAAATATTGGCTTCATTTATTCTCTCCTCAGATAATAACACAATAATTAGGATGCTTGACAATGGGTGAAAAGAAGTGTTGAAAATCAGTTGGTAGAAATGATACTGTTGCTTAGCACGATCTGATTTTAGCTCCCTTGCCCGAAGGGCATGTGaacttatgccgtggcgcggcgtccgtcgtccggccgtaCGGTGTCGACTTTTCCattttaacgacttcttctcaataaaaatagacccaaggacttgatattgggataTGTGGCATGCTTGGTTGGAAtaccaagcttgttcaaatgaatgaccttcacAGTAATTTAGTTTTGAAAAAGCTaaattggccaaaatatttaaaagacacttttttaaataaatgcgAGACCCTGAGATCTTGTATCTGGTCTCCGATACATTTGTCATTATCAAGTACTCCGGTAGGTCAGTGAACCCagcaaaatataatattacaatattaggTAAGATAAGTTAGTGAAGACATTGAGACAAATAGTAATATTATACTTGGGGGAAAATACGTGGACGGGCAGGTAAAACCATACCTTGTTTACGTACGACTGGATACTAAATGTGAAACGTGAGTGTATTATGAATATATTGGTATCATCCTGATCAAAACACTCTCGCAGCGACATTTGATCCGGTGCTCAGAACAAAGAACAAAGGCGAAACGAGATAACAGATTATAGTATGCTGGTGGACATATTGCTTACGACCGCATCCAACATTCATGTCCCAAAAcaggaaatgaaaaaaacacacaGCGAAACAGGACCACTCATCCCTCGTGATTCGTGAGCAGAGTAATTAAAAATGCATCAACCAAGAACGCATGTTAAAAGAAgtgaacattttataaaaaaaaacaagaaacatgAATAGCATTTAAAACCTCGTTAGCCGCCTCTTACAACTCAACACGCAATGCCCGTTCTACAGCAGGGCTATGTACACATTGACTATCGGATGACGTATACAGCTGTTTATATCTGAGGGCTGTCAACGGAAATTGCAATTACAGTTTATACTAGCATAGCTCTGTCGTCGTTGATAATGATCTTACTCGCATGCAATGCCTAATTTGAATATATGGTATGTTGTTATGAACACAACTAATGAGAAAAAAAGTGACGCTATAACACCAAAAATAACTTGTACAATACGCATATCAGGATATACTACTCGTATTTTAGGGCTTGTGGGATACTTAAACTTAAGTGATCAGTGGGTAGCAAGTAACTTTCGGTAATCAAAACCACCAGAGCGGGGGCTCGTGTAAAACTGTATGGGTTACTGAGATAtgcattatttttaattttgaagtgGTGAAGATTGACCTTGTCGGTTATCATTGACAGATTACCACCTAAATTTAATCAGGTGGGGACATAAAGGTGTGAAGGGTGTTCCTGTCAACAAACTCCTTTATTTTAAAGTGGTTATCAGCGAGCTTTGACCTTAAACAATGACCGATCGACCATTTTAAATAAACCAAGTGAATAACTTAATgaagttatatatacaaatgtataatacaGTAATGTAGTCTGAATTTGGACTAGATCTGTTCTTGAGATGCTTTACACGGACGCACTGGTTATTGTTGAAGTTATACATATTGCTATATCACTGCAAAATAGCTGTCTCAAACGAGTTCACACATTATTACCCGTGGAAATTACGGCTTCAGCAAACAGCCAAGGTATTCCTCAATTTCCATGGAAACATACaaccggagctgccatttcggcgtACACAGCTCTAACACGATATTCCTTACACTGACCTATCACGTGCCCATTTACAGCTTAGGCCACTGGAATACAGCGGAGTAAAGTATCTTGCTCAAGGATACAACGGTGTCCgtaaaataacatatttaaagTGGTACAAGTGGCGGGCAAATATGTTTGTGATTTTTAACCCAGACAAAGACCAAAGACATTCTTGAGGGAACTTTCCGCTTAATAATGTTGTTGACGTCAAAAGTATGTTTATAGGCTGCCACAGGTGACGGAAATTGGTGAGGACCATTTATACAGAATAATGTGTTTAGATGGTTTTATAATGTCCATTCCAGGGATACCGTTTCAGAGGGTTTTTAATCATgaactttaataaaaaaaacttagctTACCTGGACTGAATGACCGGTGACCGTTTATCGTCTGTCCGTTGATATTTCATTCCAGTTTATATTAGTCCCGAATGGCTGatgtattttgatgattttgtgttgtgtgtgtgcgAGGGTTGGGGCATTATTGAGGGCACATTCAGTGCTGTAAACAGAGAGTCGAAGGGCCAGAGCCCAACAGGAGAGCTCGATGCGAAACCCTTTGAAATCTTCTCTTAACCAcctgtttatttttgtttagaaTATGAAACATTATTTGGTAAGGGACTTCCATGTTGATTAACTGAGGTTTTCTTTTTGGTCCCAAAGGAGCAAggaaatgtgttattttttccCTTTGTAGACATAAAGGATATTTTAGGCTTATGTAATGTGAAGAATATTAAATATTGCATTAACGGGGGGTCTGACACGGAATGGCGGGACCGTATCATGTTAGTCCTCGAAACATACAGATGAACTTTACGGATCTTTTAGGTATCTAGTCGGTTTGCAAATAATTTACTACAACAGAAAATCAGAATCTCACCTCtactacaatgtacaccacCCCAGCCCGGCAGGCACTGGCAATTGTAGCGGTTAAGGCCATCGACACATGTTCCGCCATTTGAACAAGGATTACTGAGACAGGTGTTGACatctacaaatataaaaaaaatgattaaagcTTCCAAGATTGAATAGTTTTTATAATGCAGTAGTTTAACTCTGATGGGATTATTTACAGGTGTCATAGTATCTTATAACTACGATTTTTAgttcacctggtccgaaggcCAAATAATGGCAATAAACAAATTCTTGAAAATCCTTCtactgttaaaaaaaatgtagatacaGGCCTATGGGCTTCAGGATTTGTAATGGTACTTGCTATTCCTGCTTAACGCTTagctttttttctctctctcgaATGGAATGACTGGTTCGCCTTTTGTCAGTATAGGTAACCGGGTGGGAGTCTTCGATAGAATGCTTCAGTGGTGTTTTGGTTTTGAATTGTTTAACATCTAACAACAGGTATGGTTACTCAGTGGTCGGTGTCAATTCCACGCTATTCAGAGACagacaccaacatacaacagccTCACAAAACACACTTTTACTACACGCATGCATTTAGCATATTGGGGAAGGCTGACCTTAAGTGACTTAAGCTGTTGATGGGACGTATAACAATACAAAAGCAAACCATGAAATATTTCCATATCGTTGTTTGAATGTTTGTGaatgtatctttatatattatatatacactggcTTTTGATAGACTTTTGTATAGTTTCATCTTCAAAAAGTTCAAATATGACATTGTCTTCCTTAGAGTTGTAATGTAGAAAGTAAAAGTGACTTACAAAACAGAATGCCAGTGCGAGGGAGTGCTGTCCACGATAAAAGCATATGTGTTACTTCAAAACAATGTCCTACTTACATACGAGAATGTTGCATGTAGAACAATGTTGGTATCCTGGTATTAATCATaacttacatatacattgtgGGGCCCTCGCTGTCCACAACCCGTCTTTGGTACATGTCCTTACTCGATGACCACCGGTCATATTGTGGAGATCGTTACAGGAGTAGGTTACACTTTTTCCGTAGGTGAAATCTTTTCCGTTCACCTGACCGTTGGCAATGTTGCCTGGAAAGCCGCAGGTCACACCTTTGTATAAAGATACATGATCATCATTTTCAATTATAAGCCATAATATTTTGCTAGATCGTATATTTGTATTCCCTTGCAAAATCATAAGCATGTCTGTTTCTTCGTAGGAAACGCTcaagatattgttttatatcgTATTGTATTGTAAAAGGCCCCTCGATATTTGAGTTATCTAGGTCCAAACAACACTTGATTAGAAGGACGTTCACAGatataaaacatatcaaaaaaattgttcaatggtaaaaaaaaaaattaacaaaacaaaaagcacATATTCAACTGTTGGTAGAGGACATATATGTTTCCATTGCACGCAAATAAACAAGTATATGTaaaagagaccaaccaaccaattgttttcccatagactttagtgttaacgttttggagtatttcattcagattcttgaattcaatatgacaattatggtttataacaaaagtttagggtctgatataacaccagatcaaaaaaaaaattgtgtccttcagctcaaattttctccagggtagccattttgaaaatgggtgacTTTCGCAGTAAAAATCCTCAAagatcttaaatgtttacctgttaattgtttTTACCTGAACTTTGGGGGGgaaaaacaatcggacttacgaaattaatatcaacatttctttttgatagttacctatcgggctacatatctattttctcgcttcataacatactggccaatcagtggccgccagacattttatccttggctcaactttctatacactgtttcaaaaatctattttttcaattggttggttgttccctatagcatctttcatatttttcaaatataacttttctggaacaggatagaaccataggaaatgctatcaaaatatgcagtgcctgactgcaagtctaaGGCTTGTAGGTTAATTCTTCTATCGGTACTGGAGATGAAATTCTTTGGAGAAAACGAcattaaattgaattaattttgaaattttaattttgatatcttgataagctttgaatttaaagtgatggct is a window encoding:
- the LOC117327255 gene encoding sushi, von Willebrand factor type A, EGF and pentraxin domain-containing protein 1-like, yielding MNFLQLLIPILVLVQDIQCKKAGTWDFCGCRFLDWGPWSQCTVSCGGGGSKVRSRKVRHYVKPGCTKFTHCASNDEGSQYDSCNRICFNGGSFSLTRCNCVDGWMGNCCTDRVTCGFPGNIANGQVNGKDFTYGKSVTYSCNDLHNMTGGHRVRTCTKDGLWTARAPQCIYVNTCLSNPCSNGGTCVDGLNRYNCQCLPGWGGVHCSRDIQPPVMSGCPSDMSITTGERSTLVNWTEPSFYDPLGTQIIVTRNIPTNQWRFPWGDFTVQITASKPSNGLSTECIFIVKVRPHRCPALNIPNFGAKVCNGWRKDLGEYCLVFCNTNHDVYPRFYRYRWYVCGASGVWKPGNKLPDCEASFDTRYQRRHGFHFESCTNASDVASLQQTYIDRLTKSQYSYFCNAFNDLCHHRNVDVVC